In Rhodoferax koreense, a genomic segment contains:
- a CDS encoding c-type cytochrome, whose translation MKVIASFALAASVVVCSAPAFAQFAKPEDAIKYRQSALFVMSQNFGRVGAMANGRVPFDAKVAIENAEIVADLAQLPWAAFGPGTDKGNTRAKPEVWTEQAKFKEHSDKLVADTVKLVAAAKTGNIDTLKTAFGSTAASCKACHDAFRGQ comes from the coding sequence ATGAAAGTTATCGCCTCGTTCGCCCTTGCGGCATCGGTTGTGGTCTGCTCGGCGCCGGCATTTGCCCAGTTCGCCAAGCCTGAAGACGCGATCAAGTACCGCCAGAGCGCCTTGTTCGTGATGAGTCAGAATTTCGGCCGCGTGGGTGCGATGGCCAATGGCCGCGTACCCTTCGATGCCAAGGTGGCCATCGAAAACGCCGAGATCGTGGCCGACCTCGCCCAGCTGCCCTGGGCCGCGTTCGGGCCCGGCACCGACAAGGGCAACACCCGGGCCAAGCCTGAGGTCTGGACCGAACAGGCCAAGTTCAAGGAACACAGCGACAAACTCGTGGCCGACACCGTCAAGCTGGTTGCCGCCGCCAAGACCGGCAACATCGACACGCTGAAGACGGCCTTCGGTTCGACGGCCGCTTCCTGCAAGGCCTGCCACGACGCGTTCCGCGGCCAGTGA
- a CDS encoding TlpA family protein disulfide reductase — protein MKRTFIAAAAAVALLVSGASAYYLGTNRPAAPQATYVLLDGSQRTTADLKGRVTLVNFWATSCVTCVGEMPKVIATYDKYHAQGFDTLAVAMSYDPPAYVVNYAETRKLPFQVAIDNTGAVAKAWGDVQLTPTTFLVNKRGEIVKSFVGEPDFADLHRLIEKLLKEA, from the coding sequence ATGAAACGAACATTCATCGCGGCCGCCGCAGCAGTAGCCCTGCTGGTGTCCGGCGCCAGTGCCTATTATCTGGGCACGAACCGCCCGGCCGCGCCGCAGGCGACCTATGTTCTGCTCGACGGCAGCCAGAGGACCACGGCGGACCTGAAGGGCCGGGTGACACTGGTGAATTTCTGGGCGACGAGTTGCGTGACCTGCGTGGGGGAAATGCCCAAGGTCATCGCCACCTACGACAAATACCATGCGCAGGGCTTCGACACGCTGGCCGTGGCCATGTCCTACGACCCGCCGGCCTACGTGGTGAACTACGCCGAAACGCGCAAGCTGCCGTTCCAGGTGGCGATCGACAACACCGGCGCGGTGGCCAAGGCCTGGGGCGACGTGCAGCTCACGCCCACCACCTTCCTCGTCAACAAGCGCGGCGAGATCGTGAAGAGTTTCGTCGGCGAACCCGACTTCGCCGACCTGCATCGCCTGATCGAGAAGCTGCTCAAGGAGGCCTGA
- a CDS encoding DUF4197 domain-containing protein has product MDRRNFNAVSVSALASLLLATYETAHALSIADLTDQEASMGLKAALEKGAASAVSLLGQPDGFLGNEKVRIPLPGYLNDAARLLKTLGQGKRVDELVTAMNRAAEAAVPKAKGLLVNAVKTMNVSDAKNILTGGDTSVTRFFSEKTRTPLFGEFLPVVTQATQKVGLAAQYNQVAGKAASLGLVKKDDANIENYVTNKTLDGLFTMIGEEERKIRQDPVSAGSAILKKVFGAVK; this is encoded by the coding sequence ATGGATCGCCGAAATTTTAATGCCGTGTCGGTTTCCGCGCTGGCCAGTTTGCTGTTGGCCACCTACGAGACCGCGCATGCGCTGTCCATCGCCGACCTGACCGACCAGGAGGCATCGATGGGGCTGAAGGCCGCGCTCGAAAAAGGAGCGGCATCGGCCGTCAGCCTGCTGGGCCAACCCGATGGATTCCTCGGCAACGAAAAAGTTCGCATTCCCTTGCCCGGTTACCTCAACGACGCGGCCCGGCTGCTGAAGACCTTGGGCCAGGGCAAGCGCGTCGACGAACTGGTGACCGCCATGAACCGCGCCGCCGAAGCGGCCGTGCCCAAGGCCAAGGGGCTGCTGGTCAATGCCGTGAAGACCATGAACGTGAGCGATGCCAAGAACATCCTCACCGGCGGCGACACGTCCGTCACGCGATTCTTCTCGGAGAAGACGCGCACGCCGTTGTTCGGCGAGTTCCTGCCGGTGGTGACCCAGGCGACGCAGAAGGTCGGACTGGCCGCGCAATACAACCAGGTGGCCGGCAAGGCGGCCAGCCTGGGCCTCGTGAAGAAGGACGACGCCAACATCGAGAACTACGTGACCAACAAGACGCTGGACGGCCTGTTCACGATGATCGGCGAAGAGGAGCGGAAGATCCGCCAGGACCCGGTGAGCGCCGGCAGCGCCATCCTCAAAAAGGTGTTCGGCGCGGTGAAGTAA
- a CDS encoding PTS sugar transporter subunit IIA: protein MNSILIIAHAPLAHALRQCALHVFPDCEHGVVALDVQPNVSPEETIGMARVAMQQLRTSHTLVLTDVFGATPCNVAQKLVDGVRSRLITGVNLPMLLRTVSYRHESLDALVARAMVGGTQGIMQVAITAPQNQARKKNDPNNHDHQQ from the coding sequence ATGAACAGCATCCTCATCATCGCCCACGCTCCCCTGGCCCATGCGCTGCGGCAGTGTGCATTGCACGTGTTTCCGGACTGCGAGCACGGGGTGGTGGCGCTCGACGTGCAACCCAACGTCTCGCCCGAGGAAACCATCGGCATGGCCCGCGTGGCCATGCAGCAACTCCGCACTTCCCATACCCTGGTGCTGACCGACGTGTTCGGCGCCACGCCCTGCAACGTCGCGCAGAAACTGGTCGATGGGGTGCGCTCGCGGCTCATCACCGGCGTGAACCTGCCGATGCTGCTGCGCACCGTCAGCTATCGCCACGAGTCGCTCGACGCGCTGGTGGCACGCGCCATGGTCGGAGGTACCCAAGGCATCATGCAGGTGGCGATCACCGCACCACAGAACCAGGCCCGAAAGAAGAATGATCCAAACAACCACGACCATCAGCAATAA
- a CDS encoding HPr family phosphocarrier protein, which yields MIQTTTTISNKLGLHARASAKLTKLAGSFPCEVWIAKGERRVNAKSIMGVMMLAAGIGSSVTLDTDGPREQEAMDALLALIADKFGEGE from the coding sequence ATGATCCAAACAACCACGACCATCAGCAATAAATTGGGCCTTCACGCCCGCGCGTCGGCCAAGCTCACCAAGCTGGCCGGCAGTTTTCCATGTGAAGTGTGGATCGCCAAGGGCGAACGGCGTGTCAACGCCAAGAGCATCATGGGCGTGATGATGCTGGCCGCCGGCATCGGCTCCAGCGTCACGCTCGACACCGACGGCCCGCGCGAGCAGGAGGCCATGGATGCCTTGCTGGCCCTGATCGCGGACAAGTTCGGCGAAGGCGAATAG